One segment of Geminicoccaceae bacterium DNA contains the following:
- the otsA gene encoding alpha,alpha-trehalose-phosphate synthase (UDP-forming), with protein MSRLVVVSNRVTPITSRQVSSAGGLAVGVHAALKDTGGLWFGWSGETGENPREEPKVFRTGKVTYGLVDLNTDDFEAYYSGFSNRTLWPLFHYRLDLASFEHQWYSSYRKVNQRFAEALFPLLRHDDVIWIHDYQLIPMATELRRLGVTTRIGFFLHIPFPTPEIYLTLPWHRQLSADMANYDLIGFQTGTDQREFSHYIEHELNGTVKRGTSVEALGRQFTIGTYPIGIDVDDVMAMSRSAEARKHADRVRATLPGDRKLMIGVDRLDYTKGLIERLRAYEMLLQDYPALRRQMVLMQISAPSREDVPEYTEIRQQVELMSGHINGTYSESDWVPLRYINRSHTRRVLTGFFRISRVCLVTPLRDGMNLVAEEYVASQDPDDPGVLVLSRFAGCARILEGALIVNPYDVYHVADTLHAALNMPLAERQDRWQRMMQSTRRNDINAWRERFLRDLCRKTGDASEDGVAAPN; from the coding sequence CTGTCCCGTCTCGTCGTTGTGTCCAATCGCGTTACCCCCATCACCTCGCGCCAAGTCAGTTCGGCCGGCGGTCTGGCGGTAGGTGTGCATGCCGCCCTCAAGGACACCGGAGGTCTGTGGTTTGGCTGGAGCGGCGAGACGGGCGAGAATCCGCGTGAAGAACCGAAGGTCTTTCGTACCGGCAAGGTCACTTATGGCCTTGTCGACCTGAATACCGATGATTTCGAAGCCTATTACAGCGGTTTTTCCAATCGAACGCTGTGGCCGCTGTTTCACTACCGACTCGATCTCGCCAGTTTCGAGCATCAATGGTATTCGTCCTATCGAAAGGTCAACCAGCGCTTTGCCGAGGCCCTGTTCCCGCTTCTGCGTCACGATGACGTCATCTGGATCCACGACTACCAGTTGATACCGATGGCCACTGAGCTACGCCGTCTGGGCGTGACGACAAGGATTGGCTTCTTTCTGCATATTCCCTTTCCCACGCCGGAAATATACCTGACACTACCGTGGCATCGCCAGTTGTCCGCTGATATGGCCAATTACGACCTGATCGGGTTCCAGACTGGCACGGACCAGCGCGAATTCAGCCACTACATTGAACACGAGCTCAATGGTACGGTGAAGCGCGGCACATCCGTCGAGGCACTGGGGAGACAGTTCACGATTGGCACCTATCCCATCGGCATCGATGTCGACGATGTCATGGCCATGTCACGGTCGGCCGAAGCCCGCAAGCATGCCGACAGGGTCCGCGCAACGCTGCCCGGCGACCGCAAGCTGATGATCGGTGTGGATCGCCTCGACTACACCAAGGGGCTGATCGAGCGCCTGCGAGCCTATGAAATGCTGTTGCAGGATTATCCGGCCCTGCGCCGTCAGATGGTGCTCATGCAGATTTCTGCCCCCTCGCGAGAGGATGTGCCGGAATATACCGAGATCCGCCAGCAGGTCGAACTGATGAGCGGCCATATCAACGGCACCTACAGCGAGTCAGACTGGGTACCGCTCCGTTACATCAACCGCAGCCATACCCGCCGCGTGCTGACAGGCTTTTTCCGCATCAGTCGGGTCTGCCTCGTCACTCCCTTGCGCGATGGCATGAATCTCGTTGCGGAAGAATATGTCGCCTCGCAGGATCCCGACGATCCGGGTGTGCTGGTGCTCTCGCGTTTCGCCGGTTGCGCGCGCATTCTCGAAGGTGCGCTGATCGTCAACCCGTATGACGTCTATCATGTCGCGGACACGCTGCACGCGGCCTTGAACATGCCGCTCGCAGAACGCCAGGACCGGTGGCAGCGCATGATGCAATCGACACGCCGGAACGACATCAATGCATGGCGGGAGCGCTTCCTTCGCGATCTCTGCCGCAAGACGGGCGATGCCAGCGAAGACGGGGTGGCAGCGCCGAACTGA
- a CDS encoding glycoside hydrolase family 15 protein: MNNLDYGLIGNCTINALIDRDANIVWSCFPRFDGDPVFSRLLDNDTERGYFGIEMEGTVEREQSYIRNTAILRTVFRNDRGSGIEIVDFCPRFEQFDRMFRPTMIVRMVCPLGEAPRIRVRLAPHFNYGGTKPGVTRGSNHLRFVDDTQSLRLTTDAPLTYITDGDAFRLDSPIVLMLGPDESLRGALRDTAREFLEKTTAYWQHLSGRLHVPFEWQEAVIRSAITLKLCSFEETGAIIASPTTSMPEADNEGRNWDYRYCWIRDAFFVVRILNRLGYIETMDDYLRYIENIVSGSRDGFMQPVFGIAAERELVERTIETLAGFRGNKPVRVGNQAYEHLQHDGYGSVILAATQAFFDQRIRQPAGISTFERLEILGEKAWEYHNQPDAGLWEFRTKAFVHTHSSFMCWAACDRLARIAARLELNERRAFWRGRADHIKALIEREAWNEKLGSFTASFGGDDLDASLLLMEEVGFIKADDPRYIGTVEAVARELRDGPYLHRYKAPDDFGAPENAFLICSFWLVEAFAAIGRHQEARELFEELLSCRNHLGLLAEHVNRDTKQLWGNFPQTYSHVGLISCAMRLSKSWNQVV, from the coding sequence ATGAACAACCTCGACTACGGTCTGATCGGCAACTGCACGATCAACGCCCTCATTGACCGCGATGCCAACATCGTCTGGAGCTGCTTTCCCCGTTTCGATGGCGATCCGGTGTTCAGTCGCCTGCTCGATAATGACACCGAACGCGGCTATTTCGGCATCGAGATGGAGGGCACCGTCGAAAGGGAGCAGTCCTATATACGCAACACGGCGATTTTGCGCACCGTGTTTCGCAACGACCGTGGTTCCGGCATCGAGATTGTCGATTTCTGCCCGCGTTTCGAGCAGTTCGACCGCATGTTCCGGCCGACCATGATCGTGCGGATGGTCTGTCCGCTGGGCGAGGCGCCGCGCATCCGTGTCCGCCTGGCTCCGCATTTCAACTACGGTGGCACGAAGCCGGGTGTCACGCGCGGCAGCAACCACCTGCGCTTTGTCGACGATACACAGTCCTTGCGCCTGACTACCGACGCGCCACTGACCTACATCACCGATGGCGATGCCTTCCGACTCGACAGCCCGATTGTGCTGATGCTGGGACCCGACGAGAGCCTGAGGGGCGCCTTGCGCGACACAGCCCGCGAATTTCTCGAAAAGACAACGGCCTACTGGCAGCATCTGTCGGGCCGCCTGCACGTGCCGTTCGAATGGCAGGAGGCCGTGATCCGCTCGGCGATCACACTCAAGCTGTGCAGCTTCGAGGAAACCGGCGCGATCATCGCCTCGCCGACGACCTCGATGCCGGAAGCCGATAACGAAGGCCGGAACTGGGATTACCGCTATTGCTGGATCCGCGACGCCTTCTTCGTCGTGCGCATTCTCAATCGCCTCGGTTATATCGAGACGATGGATGATTACCTTCGCTACATTGAGAATATCGTCTCGGGTAGCAGGGATGGCTTCATGCAACCGGTGTTCGGGATCGCGGCCGAACGCGAGCTGGTCGAGCGCACGATCGAGACCCTTGCGGGCTTTCGTGGCAACAAGCCTGTCCGGGTCGGGAACCAGGCTTATGAACACCTGCAGCATGATGGCTACGGCTCGGTCATCCTTGCGGCGACACAGGCGTTTTTCGATCAGCGCATTCGCCAGCCCGCCGGCATTTCCACCTTCGAAAGGCTGGAAATCCTGGGTGAGAAGGCCTGGGAGTACCACAACCAGCCGGATGCCGGATTATGGGAATTCCGTACCAAGGCATTCGTTCACACACACTCGTCATTCATGTGCTGGGCTGCATGCGACCGGCTCGCGCGTATCGCCGCCCGTCTGGAACTGAATGAACGCAGGGCCTTCTGGCGGGGACGTGCGGACCACATCAAGGCCCTGATCGAAAGGGAGGCATGGAACGAGAAGCTCGGCAGCTTCACGGCCAGCTTCGGCGGCGACGACCTCGATGCCAGCCTCCTGCTGATGGAAGAAGTCGGCTTCATCAAGGCCGATGATCCGCGCTACATCGGTACGGTGGAGGCGGTTGCGCGCGAACTGCGCGATGGTCCCTACCTGCACCGCTACAAGGCCCCGGACGATTTCGGAGCGCCGGAAAACGCATTCCTCATCTGCAGTTTCTGGCTGGTCGAAGCGTTTGCCGCCATCGGTCGTCATCAGGAGGCGCGCGAATTGTTCGAAGAACTGCTATCCTGTCGCAATCATCTTGGCCTGCTGGCCGAGCATGTAAACCGGGATACCAAGCAATTGTGGGGCAATTTCCCGCAGACCTATAGTCATGTCGGCCTGATTTCCTGTGCCATGCGATTGAGCAAGTCCTGGAACCAGGTGGTCTGA
- a CDS encoding folate-binding protein YgfZ: MAKEHLVHLADRALLRISGKDARAFLQGIVSNDVGALQPACPLYAALLTPQGKFLHDFILYEQDGGVILVDVAAEGRQDLVRRLTMYRLRAKVDIDEETRSCVLAMFPERRESMPEGFMAFADPRDPGLGLRLVGSEAMLPPSLDDPALYDLHRLKLGIPDGARDLVRERSTLAEADFERLNGVSFTKGCYVGQELTARMKHRGLAKRRLLPVIIDGESPACGTLLELDGKEVAEMRSSCDGYGMALVRIDGIKAIEDAGGVSWANGTIRLLHTVEPRG; encoded by the coding sequence ATGGCGAAAGAGCATCTCGTCCACCTCGCAGATCGTGCCCTGTTGCGCATCTCCGGAAAGGACGCAAGGGCGTTCCTGCAGGGTATCGTCAGCAACGATGTGGGTGCCCTGCAGCCCGCATGCCCACTTTACGCGGCACTGCTGACGCCGCAAGGCAAGTTTTTGCATGACTTCATCCTCTATGAGCAGGATGGTGGCGTCATTCTGGTCGATGTGGCGGCGGAGGGCCGGCAGGATCTGGTCCGAAGATTGACGATGTACAGGTTGCGCGCCAAGGTCGACATCGACGAGGAAACGCGGAGTTGCGTGCTCGCGATGTTTCCCGAACGACGTGAATCCATGCCCGAAGGCTTCATGGCCTTCGCGGATCCGCGCGATCCCGGCCTCGGCCTTCGCCTCGTCGGCAGCGAGGCCATGCTTCCTCCCTCCCTCGACGATCCTGCCCTCTACGACCTTCATCGCCTGAAACTCGGCATCCCTGATGGTGCAAGGGATCTCGTGCGCGAACGGTCCACCCTCGCCGAGGCGGATTTCGAACGGTTGAATGGCGTTTCATTCACCAAGGGCTGCTATGTGGGACAGGAACTCACCGCCCGCATGAAACATCGTGGCCTGGCCAAGCGTCGGCTCCTGCCTGTCATCATCGACGGCGAGTCTCCCGCCTGTGGGACCTTGCTCGAACTCGATGGCAAGGAGGTTGCCGAGATGCGAAGCTCATGCGACGGCTACGGCATGGCGCTCGTCCGTATCGATGGCATCAAGGCCATCGAGGATGCGGGCGGTGTCTCCTGGGCAAATGGTACAATCCGCCTGCTGCACACCGTGGAGCCGCGCGGCTGA
- a CDS encoding endonuclease/exonuclease/phosphatase family protein, with amino-acid sequence MRLLRGFRPGHLLNAIGLALAGAMAIIPFASDLSSRADLLTQFLLQAAALTAISAAIMLLRHRWPSTTIYGLCLLVQIFHIQPALVPSSSAEAHVPTIRLLFSNLWADNTSRAAAISTIERMNPDILVLAEFLRDWRKDAAALIASYPAQADCFNLSGCDVVILSRFPVSATSTPADRWLRSRAVLADVDTPQGPLAVIGAHMTRPIPIGQVYHQERHAQLITDLAAGVDGPTVLVGDFNAVPWGRVVHEIERNSRLTAHRGIQGTWPSALPWPLRLPIDQVLTSNEVEIVSREVVNMPGSDHKAVLVELRIKTR; translated from the coding sequence ATGCGCCTTTTGCGAGGGTTCCGTCCTGGACATCTGCTCAATGCGATCGGGCTTGCCCTTGCCGGCGCGATGGCGATCATTCCCTTTGCCTCGGATCTGAGTTCGCGGGCGGATCTCCTGACCCAGTTCCTACTGCAGGCGGCGGCCCTGACCGCCATCTCCGCCGCCATCATGCTATTGCGTCATCGCTGGCCGTCGACGACGATCTACGGCCTCTGCCTGCTGGTCCAGATATTCCACATCCAACCGGCGCTGGTTCCATCCTCCTCCGCCGAGGCTCATGTCCCCACCATCCGTCTCCTGTTCAGCAATCTTTGGGCGGACAATACCAGCCGGGCGGCGGCGATCAGCACCATCGAACGCATGAATCCGGATATTCTCGTCCTCGCGGAATTTCTCCGGGACTGGAGAAAGGATGCCGCGGCATTGATTGCATCCTATCCGGCACAGGCCGACTGTTTCAATCTGAGCGGTTGCGATGTCGTCATTCTCTCCCGCTTCCCCGTATCGGCCACCAGCACTCCGGCGGATCGCTGGTTGCGCAGCCGGGCCGTTCTGGCAGACGTGGATACCCCTCAGGGCCCGCTTGCCGTCATAGGTGCCCACATGACCCGTCCCATTCCCATCGGGCAGGTCTATCATCAGGAACGGCATGCCCAGCTGATCACCGACCTCGCCGCCGGCGTGGATGGCCCGACGGTCCTGGTGGGCGACTTCAACGCGGTTCCATGGGGCCGCGTGGTGCACGAAATCGAACGGAATTCGAGGCTGACCGCCCACCGGGGCATTCAGGGTACATGGCCGTCAGCACTGCCATGGCCGCTGAGACTGCCCATCGACCAGGTCCTGACCAGCAATGAGGTGGAAATCGTCTCGCGCGAGGTGGTCAACATGCCGGGATCGGATCACAAGGCCGTACTCGTCGAGTTGCGTATCAAGACGCGTTGA
- a CDS encoding 8-oxo-dGTP diphosphatase → MPVLGTLVFVVRDDCVLLQRRVKPPFVGRWVAPGGKVDEHEAPYECAVRELREETGLVAGSVSLRAVFRETAPRADFDWLVFAYLAHDVSGAVTSDEREGPLRWWAVSEIDDIAMPKTDRTILPHVIGSDPRLLELKFSYDADLHLTGRTESFSRLRPGASGSPS, encoded by the coding sequence ATGCCAGTACTCGGAACCCTCGTATTCGTTGTCCGCGATGACTGCGTATTGTTGCAAAGGCGCGTGAAACCGCCCTTTGTCGGACGCTGGGTGGCACCTGGCGGCAAGGTGGACGAGCACGAGGCGCCGTACGAATGTGCCGTTCGTGAACTGCGCGAGGAAACCGGCCTCGTCGCCGGCAGCGTCTCGTTGCGCGCCGTCTTTCGCGAAACGGCGCCACGGGCGGACTTCGACTGGTTGGTCTTTGCCTATCTCGCTCATGATGTCAGCGGTGCGGTCACCAGTGACGAGCGCGAAGGCCCGTTACGCTGGTGGGCCGTCAGCGAAATCGACGACATTGCGATGCCGAAAACCGACCGGACCATCCTGCCGCATGTCATCGGCTCCGATCCGCGTCTGCTCGAACTCAAGTTCAGCTATGACGCGGACCTTCACCTGACGGGGCGAACCGAATCGTTCAGCCGACTTCGCCCTGGGGCGTCAGGATCCCCTTCTTGA
- a CDS encoding ribose ABC transporter translates to MLIGINPLLTGDVLGMLRDMGHGDTLCVVDANFPGRETARRANVPWAHMDCDLPTAMRAILSVFPLDSYVDEPVHRMEDGGNPKELNAAHRDVKAAMDDVAGPQWKLGGIERFAFYRESLNCSMVISTQERRGYACFILKKGILTPQGEVG, encoded by the coding sequence ATGCTCATCGGTATCAATCCACTATTGACCGGCGATGTGCTGGGAATGTTGCGCGACATGGGGCACGGTGACACCCTCTGCGTCGTCGATGCCAACTTCCCGGGGCGCGAAACGGCACGACGGGCGAATGTCCCCTGGGCGCACATGGATTGCGACCTGCCGACGGCGATGCGCGCCATCCTGTCGGTGTTCCCGCTCGACAGCTATGTCGATGAACCCGTGCACCGCATGGAAGATGGCGGCAACCCCAAGGAACTCAATGCCGCCCATCGCGACGTCAAGGCGGCGATGGACGATGTCGCGGGCCCGCAATGGAAGCTCGGCGGCATCGAGCGTTTCGCGTTCTACAGGGAATCGCTGAACTGCTCGATGGTGATCTCCACCCAGGAGCGTCGCGGCTATGCCTGTTTCATCCTCAAGAAGGGGATCCTGACGCCCCAGGGCGAAGTCGGCTGA
- a CDS encoding indolepyruvate ferredoxin oxidoreductase family protein: protein MLATGFAVDEDYRLDDALTRERGAVFLSGTQAFARLALMQRHLDAANGLNTAGFITGYRGSPVAGVDLALWRAKALLDRAQIRFQPGLNEALAATSVLGSQQVEAEGSALHDGVFAFWYGKGPGIDWAGDAIKHGNAYGSSPHGGVLVIAGDDHGAVSSTMAHQSDQVLQSWYLPVLHPATIAEYLELGLYGIALSRYSGAWVGMKAISETVEGASSLVIPAALPHFHRPGDHAVPPGGLSFRWNDPPSVALEARLQAKIAAAEAFARANPVDRRITDPDHPRLGIVTVGKAHLDVMEAFRMLGFAGPGDIEALGVRIYKIAQTWPIEREGLLAATGGLETLLVVEEKRPFVEEQIKSLLYGMDASRRPAVFGKTDDRGAPMLPAFGELRPTMLMKPIAERLEHLYPNLELAPTLDRYAFEPAPRPELRRVPHFCSGCPHNSSTVLPEGAKAFGGIGCHIMATWMGRSTRGVTQMGGEGSNWIGLSPFVEREHMFQNLGDGTFYHSGSLGIRAAVAAKSRITFKILFNDAVAMTGGQPHDGPLDPARITRQVHEEGVRRIAVVSDDPTRYPANTDWAPGVKIFHRDMLEKVQEDLAAHDGVSVLVYDQTCAAEKRRRRKKGLHPDPARRAVINTLVCEACGDCSKKSNCLSVQPVRTEFGIKRQIDQSSCNKDYSCQDGFCPSFVTVEGGQLRKGAGLEGREIDGKLASIPHPRLPAIEQTYEILVTGIGGTGVLTVGAVIGMAAHLESRPASVLDFTGLAQKGGAVLSHVRIASSREYLNQSRIEPRQAHAMIACDLVVAADRSALETLREGRTRIAANVHVTATAGIIRDPAYDIHTERLIARIEKRAGARSLSTIDAHRLALAVTGDAIGANMLLLGFAWQKQLLPFTLRAMERAIELNGVAVAANLRAFAFGRLAAHDPAWLENMLDDDEVEPQTLDELVAHRASHLEAYQNRAYARRYRDFVSTMAEHDTELGMTVARQLFRLMAYKDEYEVARLFTDGRFKAEIDSAFEGDFRLRYHMAPPALSFLRNARGEPRKLAPGSWMTLPLRVLAALKGLRGTVLDPFGMNVERRKERQLIETYCTDLERLVAAGDIGRARSLAALPDVIRGFGHIKMANIVLYEQRRARLLAPPERVGPEPLAVAAE from the coding sequence ATGCTCGCCACCGGATTTGCCGTTGATGAAGACTATCGCCTTGACGATGCGCTCACACGCGAGCGCGGTGCCGTATTCCTGTCCGGCACCCAGGCGTTTGCCCGCCTTGCCCTCATGCAGCGCCATCTCGACGCTGCCAACGGCCTGAACACGGCGGGATTCATCACGGGATATCGAGGATCGCCGGTGGCTGGAGTCGACCTTGCGCTCTGGCGCGCGAAGGCCCTTCTGGATCGTGCGCAGATTCGTTTCCAGCCCGGTCTCAACGAGGCACTTGCCGCAACCTCGGTCCTTGGTTCGCAGCAGGTCGAGGCCGAGGGCAGTGCCCTGCACGACGGCGTATTCGCCTTCTGGTACGGCAAGGGACCCGGTATCGACTGGGCGGGCGATGCGATCAAGCATGGCAATGCCTATGGCAGCTCGCCGCATGGCGGCGTGCTGGTCATTGCCGGCGACGACCATGGTGCAGTCTCATCGACCATGGCGCATCAGAGCGATCAAGTCCTCCAGTCGTGGTATCTGCCGGTACTACACCCGGCCACCATTGCTGAATATCTCGAACTGGGGCTCTATGGCATCGCACTATCGCGCTACAGTGGCGCCTGGGTCGGCATGAAGGCCATCAGCGAGACGGTGGAGGGGGCGTCGAGCCTCGTCATTCCGGCGGCCCTGCCGCATTTCCATCGACCCGGCGATCATGCCGTACCGCCCGGTGGATTGAGTTTCCGCTGGAACGATCCGCCGAGCGTTGCCCTTGAGGCCCGCCTGCAGGCGAAGATCGCGGCCGCCGAAGCCTTTGCCCGTGCCAACCCCGTGGACCGCCGGATTACCGATCCCGATCATCCGCGCCTGGGCATCGTCACCGTCGGCAAAGCCCATCTGGACGTGATGGAAGCGTTCCGGATGCTGGGCTTTGCCGGGCCCGGCGACATCGAAGCGCTGGGCGTGCGCATCTACAAGATCGCCCAGACCTGGCCGATCGAGCGTGAGGGACTGCTGGCCGCCACCGGGGGGCTGGAGACGTTGCTGGTGGTCGAGGAAAAACGTCCCTTCGTCGAGGAGCAGATCAAGAGCCTGCTGTATGGCATGGATGCAAGCCGTCGCCCGGCCGTGTTCGGCAAGACCGACGATCGTGGCGCACCGATGCTGCCGGCATTCGGCGAACTGCGTCCGACCATGCTCATGAAGCCGATCGCGGAGCGGCTCGAACATCTCTATCCGAACCTCGAACTGGCGCCGACACTGGATCGCTACGCGTTTGAACCGGCGCCCCGGCCGGAACTGCGGCGGGTGCCGCATTTCTGCTCGGGCTGTCCGCACAACAGCTCCACCGTGCTGCCGGAGGGGGCGAAGGCCTTCGGTGGCATCGGCTGCCACATCATGGCTACCTGGATGGGGCGGTCGACCCGCGGGGTGACCCAGATGGGCGGCGAGGGAAGCAACTGGATCGGCCTTTCCCCATTCGTGGAACGTGAGCACATGTTCCAGAATCTCGGTGACGGGACCTTCTACCATTCGGGATCGCTCGGGATTCGTGCTGCTGTGGCAGCGAAGTCGCGCATCACGTTCAAGATCCTGTTCAATGACGCAGTGGCCATGACGGGCGGCCAGCCGCATGATGGCCCGCTCGATCCCGCAAGGATCACCCGGCAGGTGCATGAGGAAGGTGTGCGCCGGATCGCCGTCGTCAGCGACGACCCGACCCGGTATCCGGCCAACACCGACTGGGCACCGGGCGTGAAAATATTTCACCGCGACATGCTGGAAAAGGTGCAGGAGGACCTCGCTGCCCATGACGGCGTGTCGGTGCTGGTCTACGACCAGACCTGTGCGGCCGAGAAGCGCCGCCGCCGCAAGAAGGGGCTCCATCCCGACCCCGCACGCCGTGCGGTCATCAATACGCTGGTTTGCGAGGCCTGTGGCGATTGTTCGAAGAAATCGAACTGTCTCTCAGTTCAGCCGGTGAGAACCGAGTTCGGCATCAAGCGGCAGATCGACCAGTCGTCATGCAACAAGGACTATTCCTGTCAGGACGGTTTCTGCCCGAGCTTTGTCACCGTCGAAGGTGGACAATTGCGCAAGGGGGCCGGTCTCGAAGGCAGGGAGATCGACGGCAAGCTCGCATCCATCCCGCATCCCCGCCTTCCGGCCATCGAGCAGACCTACGAGATCCTGGTCACCGGCATCGGCGGTACGGGTGTGCTCACCGTCGGTGCGGTGATCGGCATGGCAGCCCATCTGGAGAGTCGTCCGGCCAGCGTGCTCGACTTTACCGGCCTTGCGCAGAAGGGCGGAGCGGTCCTGAGCCATGTGCGTATTGCCAGCTCGCGGGAATATCTCAATCAGTCGCGTATCGAGCCGCGCCAGGCCCACGCCATGATCGCCTGTGATCTGGTTGTGGCCGCCGACCGAAGTGCCCTCGAAACCCTGCGTGAAGGTCGTACCAGGATTGCAGCCAACGTCCATGTCACGGCAACGGCCGGCATCATCCGCGACCCGGCCTACGACATCCACACGGAGCGGCTGATTGCGCGCATCGAGAAGCGGGCCGGGGCCCGGTCGCTGAGCACCATCGACGCCCACAGGCTCGCCCTTGCCGTCACGGGCGACGCAATTGGCGCCAACATGCTCCTGCTCGGCTTTGCCTGGCAGAAGCAACTCCTGCCCTTCACCCTTCGCGCGATGGAGCGTGCCATCGAGCTCAATGGCGTGGCCGTGGCGGCCAATCTGCGGGCCTTCGCCTTCGGCCGTCTGGCGGCCCACGATCCGGCCTGGCTGGAGAACATGCTCGATGACGACGAAGTGGAGCCGCAGACGCTGGATGAGTTGGTCGCACATCGCGCTTCTCATCTCGAAGCCTATCAGAATCGTGCCTATGCCCGGAGGTATCGCGATTTCGTATCGACGATGGCGGAACATGATACCGAGCTGGGTATGACCGTCGCCCGGCAGCTTTTCCGCCTCATGGCCTACAAGGACGAGTACGAGGTGGCCCGGCTGTTCACCGATGGCCGCTTCAAGGCCGAGATCGACAGCGCTTTCGAGGGAGATTTCAGACTGCGCTATCACATGGCGCCTCCTGCGTTGTCCTTCCTGCGGAATGCCCGTGGCGAACCGCGCAAGCTGGCGCCGGGATCGTGGATGACCTTGCCCCTGCGCGTTCTCGCTGCGCTGAAAGGGCTGCGGGGAACCGTGCTCGATCCGTTCGGCATGAACGTCGAGCGCAGGAAGGAGCGCCAGCTCATCGAGACCTATTGCACTGATCTGGAGAGGTTGGTCGCCGCCGGCGATATCGGGCGTGCCCGCAGTCTTGCGGCCCTGCCTGACGTCATTCGCGGCTTCGGTCACATCAAGATGGCCAATATCGTGCTGTACGAGCAACGCAGGGCGCGGCTGCTGGCGCCGCCCGAGAGGGTCGGTCCCGAGCCGCTGGCGGTGGCTGCCGAATAG
- a CDS encoding Lrp/AsnC family transcriptional regulator has protein sequence MVDLLDDVLRRKILIELQKDGRLTNQELAERVGASASPVWRRVKEMEEGGVIRRYAALLEPDAVGVGECVFAQVTIEKHNREMYTDFEEIVKKLPEVLECYALTGDADFLLKIHVKSVRDYDRLLNDHIFRIPGIQHVKSSFTLREIKYDTALPIDPPDAG, from the coding sequence ATGGTCGATCTGCTTGATGATGTCTTGCGCCGCAAAATCCTCATCGAATTGCAGAAAGACGGCCGCCTGACCAACCAGGAACTGGCCGAACGGGTGGGAGCCTCGGCGTCGCCGGTCTGGCGCCGGGTCAAGGAGATGGAGGAAGGTGGCGTCATCCGCCGTTACGCAGCCTTGCTGGAACCGGATGCCGTGGGTGTCGGCGAATGTGTCTTCGCACAGGTGACCATCGAGAAGCACAATCGCGAAATGTATACGGATTTCGAGGAGATCGTGAAAAAGCTGCCCGAAGTTCTCGAATGCTATGCGCTTACCGGGGATGCGGACTTTCTTCTCAAGATCCACGTCAAGAGCGTCCGCGACTACGATCGCCTGCTGAACGACCATATCTTCCGCATCCCCGGCATACAGCATGTGAAATCGAGCTTCACCCTGCGCGAGATCAAGTACGATACGGCCCTTCCCATCGACCCGCCGGATGCCGGCTGA